Proteins co-encoded in one Oreochromis aureus strain Israel breed Guangdong linkage group 3, ZZ_aureus, whole genome shotgun sequence genomic window:
- the LOC120437389 gene encoding uncharacterized protein LOC120437389: MSASASSSPWLPLLSFCLLIFASADQKIFTAESGQNVTLPCRAPNITVPIRAVEWFRLDQLEGHVLMYREEQFVSFNQLPSFVNRVDLQDRRMKDGDVSLVLKDVTRNDTGTYQCYVIQRETNHRKSVVEHISIIYLHVVPPGQTGGHTEDGGKEDGEEKDVGKEAGSVGLNVCHLLLLAAVVAFSVTFKKSKAQQKQNYYKPPAEQIVARFQIP; this comes from the exons ATGTCTGCTTCAGCTTCATCATCTCCCTGGCTGCCTTTACTCTCCTTCTGCCTCCTTATATTTGCCTCAGCAG accagaaaatcTTCACAGCAGAGTCCGGACAGAACGTCACTCtgccatgtcgagctccaaataTCACTGTTCCCATCAGAGCAGTGGAGTGGTTCAGACTTGACCAGCTGGAAGGACATGTCCTCATGTACCGGGAGGAGCAGTTTGTTTCATTCAACCAGCTTCCATCATTTgtgaaccgggtggatctgcaggacagacggaTGAAGGACGGAGACGTGTCTTTGGTTCTGAAGGATGTCACGAGAAATGACACTGGGACATATCAGTGTTATGTCATTCAGAGAGAAACGAACCACAGGAAGAGCGTTGTGGAACATATCAGCATCATCTACCTTCatgttgttcctccag gtcagacaggaggacacacagaggatggagggaaggaggatggaGAGGAGAAGGATGTAGGGAAGGAGGCAGGATCTGTTGGACTGAATGTTTGTCATCTTTTGCTTCTTGCAGCTGTTGTTGCTTTTTCTGTGACCtttaaaaaatcaaaagcacagcagaAGCAGAATTACTACAAACCTCCAGCTGAACAGATCGTTGCAAGGTTTCAGATCCCGTAA